One part of the Lotus japonicus ecotype B-129 chromosome 2, LjGifu_v1.2 genome encodes these proteins:
- the LOC130736292 gene encoding uncharacterized protein LOC130736292: MIGSLLYLTASRPDITFDVGVCARYQAAPKASHLLQIGQCCVTSIIMSEASRKHDSVKAKVERTPLGVKCMGLKSGSSDSKKKFVKKTTKILSRKVYQSQARDKAPSNAPIIEDVTDEEELSAKNSPMDSNQDVVPDVRASVPEDVPNPETSGKESTTREDSSVPTHSDGSSSPLKQDEPVHVTIDDSQSKESSQALASVENISDDDSDDVPLTASLPNSVAARIKRKRRVHDVEESPAPKKKTKSTPTTSKSKQKDVKGKVAAEKSGSDVEGDVEDILPSEKKKYAGKRIPQNVPAVPIDNVSLHAEGYVQKWKYVCQRRVAKEREVGTDVLECKEVVALIEKAGLMKTILKVGRCYEKLVREFLVNLSVEVGLPESIEFTKVLVRAKCVEFSPAVIKKALGRSVVEFVDEELSLDVIAKEITDVQVKKWPIKKLLSTGTLSVKYAILNRIGAVNWVPTQHTFGVSTALARLIYKIGTSTNFDFGSFVFEQTLKHADTCAVKLPISFLSLLTEIILQQHPQIIRANEVPLPKGVPITLDQRLFMEPHVIDIAVPFSRTSAQLL, from the exons atgataggaagcttgttgtatcttacTGCTAGTAGACCTGATATCACTTTTGATGTTGGTGTGTGTGCTAGATACCAAGCTGCTCCTAAAGCAAGTCATCTACTGCAA attgggcag TGTTGTGTCACATCAATCATCATGTCTGAAGCATCAAGGAAGCACGACTCTGTCAAGGCCAAGGTTGAAAGAACTCCACTTGGTGTGAAATGCATGGGTCTTAAGAGTGGTTCATCAGATTCCAAGAAGAAGTTTGTGAAGAAGACGACCAAGATTCTGTCAAGAAAGGTGTATCAATCTCAGGCTCGTGATAAGGCTCCCTCAAATGCTCCTATTATTGAGGATGTCACAGATGAAGAAGAGCTTTCTGCTAAAAACTCTCCCATGGATTCCAATCAAGATGTTGTGCCCGATGTTAGGGCTTCTGTACCTGAAGATGTTCCTAATCCAGAAACTTCTGGGAAGGAATCCACTACTCGTGAAGATTCAAGTGTACCCACTCATTCTGATggctcttcttctcctttgaaACAGGATGAACCAGTGCATGTGACCATTGATGATTCTCAGTCCAAGGAATCAAGCCAGGCTCTTGCCTCTGTTgagaacatctctgatgatgactCAGATGATGTTCCTTTAACTGCTTCTCTGCCTAATAGTGTTGCTGCTAGGatcaagagaaaaagaagggttcATGATGTTGAAGAATCTCCtgctccaaagaagaagaccaagtccACTCCAACAACTTCCAAGTCTAAGCAGAAAGATGTGAAGGGAAAAG TTGCTGCTGAGAAATCTGGGTCAGATGTTGAGGGGGATGTCGAGGACATCTTGccttctgagaagaagaagtatGCAGGAAAACGCATTCCTCAGAATGTccctgctgttcctattgacAATGTGTCCTTGCATGCTGAAGgttatgttcagaagtggaagtatGTGTGTCAACGCAGAGttgccaaggaaagggaagttggcacTGATGTACTTGAGTGCAAGGAAGTGGTTGCACTTATTGAAAAGGCTGGACTGATGAAGACCATTCTCAAGGTGGGAAGGTGTTATGAAAAACTGGTGAGGGAATTTCTGGTGAATCTGTCTGTGGAAGTGGGACTTCCTGAAAGTATTGAGTTTACGAAGGTGCTTGTCAGGGCCAAATGTGTTGAATTCTCTCCTGCTGTGATCAAAAAAGCACTTGGTAGAAGTGTTGTTGAGTTTGTTGATGAGGAGTTGTCCTTGGATGTGATTGCCAAGGAGATTACTGATGTCCAAGTCAAGAAGTGGCCCATCAAGAAGTTGCTGTCTACAGGAACTCTAAGTGTGAAGTATGccatccttaacaggattggggctgtgaattgggttcctacccaACATACTTTTGGAGTTTCTACTGCTCTTGCCAGATTGATCTACAAAATTGGCACTTCTACTAATTTTGATTTTGGGTCTTTTGTGTTTGAACAGACTCTGAAGCATGCTGACACTTGTGCTGTGAAGTTGCCCATATCATTTCTATCTCTTCTTACAGAGATTATTCTTCAACAGCATCCTCAGATCATCAGGGCTAATGAGGTTCCGTTGCCAAAGGGTGTTCCTATTACCCTGGACCAGCGattgtttatggagccacatgtcaTAGACATTGCTGTGCCATTTAGCAGGACTTCTGCCCAGCTCCTGTGA